A section of the Actinomycetota bacterium genome encodes:
- the atpB gene encoding F0F1 ATP synthase subunit A, with amino-acid sequence MHFPPIEHLLEWPGIFLKGTPFEVNKIVLLMWASVLVVFLLFRAAGKRSEAGQLVPSGVQTIVESGVEFVRRDIILQTMGPAGMPWAPFLVTMFFFIFITNIWEVVPGIQMPVNARMALPAFLALLVWAIFNYVGVKTQGFGGYFKSILFPPGVPKALMPLVALIEFISTIFVRPFSLAVRLFANMLAGHLLLVTFAVLCAAVWSKSLLVVILPLPFAMLILLTAFEILVAILQAFIFTILTAVYIGGAMHPEH; translated from the coding sequence ATGCATTTCCCTCCCATCGAGCACCTGCTCGAGTGGCCCGGCATCTTCCTCAAGGGCACCCCCTTCGAGGTCAACAAGATCGTGCTGCTCATGTGGGCCAGCGTGCTGGTCGTCTTTCTGTTGTTCCGGGCGGCCGGCAAGCGGTCCGAGGCCGGCCAGCTCGTGCCCAGTGGGGTGCAGACGATCGTCGAGTCGGGTGTCGAGTTCGTGCGGCGGGACATCATCCTCCAGACGATGGGCCCGGCCGGCATGCCGTGGGCGCCCTTTCTGGTCACGATGTTCTTCTTCATCTTCATCACCAACATCTGGGAGGTCGTGCCCGGCATCCAGATGCCCGTGAACGCCCGGATGGCCCTGCCCGCGTTCCTGGCCCTGCTGGTGTGGGCCATCTTCAACTACGTGGGCGTCAAGACCCAGGGCTTCGGCGGTTACTTCAAGTCGATCCTGTTCCCGCCGGGTGTGCCCAAGGCCCTGATGCCCCTGGTCGCGCTGATCGAGTTCATCTCCACGATCTTCGTGCGGCCCTTCTCGCTGGCCGTGCGGCTCTTCGCCAACATGCTGGCCGGCCACCTGCTCCTCGTCACCTTCGCCGTGCTGTGCGCCGCCGTGTGGTCGAAGAGCCTGCTCGTCGTCATCCTCCCGCTGCCGTTCGCCATGCTCATCCTGCTGACCGCCTTCGAGATCCTGGTGGCCATCCTGCAGGCCTTCATCTTCACCATCCTGACCGCCGTCTACATCGGCGGCGCCATGCACCCCGAGCACTGA
- a CDS encoding ATP synthase subunit I, with product MSNLRPAQLPMPPSAGPAVEREVALDMAKRAVPLLPVLALAAGIFWGVNGALSAAFAIGLVLVNFLIAASLMAWSARISLVMVAVAAMGGFVVRLALITAAVLAVKGQSWVEIVPLGLTLVVTHLGLLFWETRHLSISLAFPTFKPPVTERA from the coding sequence GTGAGCAACCTGCGGCCCGCCCAACTGCCCATGCCTCCCAGCGCGGGGCCGGCGGTCGAGCGCGAGGTGGCCCTCGACATGGCCAAGCGGGCCGTGCCCCTGTTGCCCGTGCTGGCCCTGGCCGCCGGGATCTTCTGGGGGGTCAACGGGGCGCTCTCGGCCGCCTTCGCCATCGGGCTGGTGCTCGTCAACTTCCTGATCGCGGCCAGCCTCATGGCCTGGTCGGCCCGCATCTCGCTGGTCATGGTGGCGGTCGCGGCCATGGGCGGTTTCGTCGTCCGGCTGGCCCTCATCACGGCCGCCGTCCTGGCCGTCAAGGGCCAGTCCTGGGTCGAGATCGTGCCCCTGGGCCTCACGCTGGTCGTGACCCACCTCGGCCTGCTGTTCTGGGAGACCCGGCACCTGTCCATCTCCCTGGCCTTTCCCACCTTCAAGCCACCTGTGACGGAGAGGGCTTAA
- a CDS encoding AtpZ/AtpI family protein, with product MEQRDDGAGSGMRRDAEEQAVPAGPGKLRSVIARQVAVANLQANGPQSDVYRNFSDGFTRAVELAVTPVIFGGLGHLVDRWLGTGPLFLALFFLVAVVGMLLRTWYGYAYRMAAMERSAPWSSAATEEVHQ from the coding sequence GTGGAGCAGCGGGATGACGGCGCCGGGAGCGGCATGCGACGCGACGCCGAGGAGCAGGCCGTCCCCGCGGGGCCCGGCAAGCTGCGCTCGGTGATCGCCCGCCAGGTGGCCGTCGCCAACCTCCAGGCCAACGGCCCCCAGAGCGACGTCTACCGCAACTTCAGCGACGGTTTCACCCGGGCGGTGGAGCTGGCCGTGACCCCGGTGATCTTCGGCGGCCTGGGCCACCTGGTCGACCGCTGGCTGGGAACGGGCCCCCTCTTCCTCGCACTTTTCTTCCTGGTGGCAGTGGTCGGTATGCTCCTGCGCACCTGGTACGGCTACGCCTACCGGATGGCGGCCATGGAGCGGTCCGCCCCGTGGTCGTCGGCTGCGACAGAAGAGGTCCATCAGTGA
- the atpE gene encoding ATP synthase F0 subunit C yields the protein MLAQTPPGEFLDGLSAIGAGIGYGAAAIGPGIGIGLVVGNAITAMARQPEAAGMVRTTMFLGIAFTEALALIGFVVFILIKFA from the coding sequence ATCCTGGCTCAGACCCCCCCCGGCGAGTTCCTCGACGGGCTCAGCGCCATCGGCGCCGGTATCGGTTACGGCGCCGCCGCCATCGGCCCCGGCATCGGCATCGGCCTGGTGGTGGGCAACGCCATCACCGCCATGGCCCGCCAGCCCGAGGCGGCCGGCATGGTGCGCACGACGATGTTCCTGGGCATCGCCTTCACCGAGGCCCTGGCCCTCATCGGTTTCGTCGTGTTCATCCTCATCAAGTTCGCGTAG